The following proteins are co-located in the Eleginops maclovinus isolate JMC-PN-2008 ecotype Puerto Natales chromosome 1, JC_Emac_rtc_rv5, whole genome shotgun sequence genome:
- the tegt gene encoding probable Bax inhibitor 1 has protein sequence MNVFDRNINFDSIFKLSQISHSTQVHLKNVYSSLAVCMFVAAAGSYLHVVTRLFQGGLLSVLGSLGMMFWLAMTPHNSETEKKRLAILAGFAFLTGVGLGPTLDFVIAVNPSIIVTAFMGTSIIFLCFTLSALYAKRRTYLFLGGALMSGLSLLFLMSMMNLFFGSVMLFKAHMYLGLLIMCGFVLFDTQLIIEKAENGDKDYIWHCVDLFLDFITIFRKLMVILAMNDKEKKKEKK, from the exons ATGAACGTGTTTGACCGCAACATCAACTTTGACTCCATCTTCAAGTTATCCCAAAT ATCTCATTCCACCCAGGTGCACTTGAAGAATGTGTACTCCAGCCTGGCCGTTTGTATGTTTGTGGCTGCGGCTGGCTCCTACCTTCATGTCGTCACACGGCTCTTTCAG GGAGGCTTGCTGTCCGTGCTCGGCTCCCTGGGCATGATGTTCTGGCTCGCCATGACGCCACACAACTCTGAGACGGAGAAGAAGAGATTGGCTATCCTCGCCGGATTTGCCTTCCTCACAG gtGTTGGTCTTGGCCCCACCCTGGACTTTGTCATTGCTGTCAATCCCAG CATCATCGTGACGGCGTTCATGGGAACCTCCATTATTTTCCTCTGCTTCACTCTCAGCGCTCTCTATGCCAAACGCAGGACCTACCTGTTCCTGGGAG GAGCTCTGATGTCTGGCCTCTCCCTGCTGTTCCTGATGTCTATGATGAACTTGTTCTTTGGATCTGTGATGCTCTTTAAG GCACACATGTACCTCGGGCTGCTCATCATGTGCGGCTTCGTCCTGTTCGACACTCAGCTCATCATCGAGAAAGCAGAGAACGGAGACAAGGACTACATCTG GCACTGTGTGGACCTGTTCCTGGATTTCATCACCATCTTCAGGAAACTGATGGTCATCCTCGCCATGAACGACAAG gagaagaagaaggagaagaagtaA